A single window of Rhodococcus jostii RHA1 DNA harbors:
- the cobG gene encoding precorrin-3B synthase translates to MVDSRSRPDACPGALQVHQAADGALARVRLPGGVLTSTQLQTLAESARDLGNGEIELTSRGNAQLRAVRDPQEFARRLADAGLLPSETHERVRNILVSPLTGRIGGLADLRDLVDELDRTLCADSALADLPGRTLFTLDDGRGDVSALGGDFGVHAVSETEVALVLAGRDSGARITTTESVKVLLDAARVFLELRDQHWRLSEIADGVERTLSALTLAPTADPVYGFDEHRPPIGWLDQPDGNVTLGGGLAFGILDARLAEFLAAVEKPVIVTPWKSVLLCDLDEWSAEQVVRVLAPMGLIFDENSPWLNVSACTGQPGCEKALADVRSDARDAVARGELPVEGRQHWSGCERCCGRPKGEVADVVATETGYRVEEP, encoded by the coding sequence ATGGTCGACTCCCGTTCCCGCCCCGATGCATGCCCCGGCGCGCTGCAGGTCCACCAGGCCGCGGACGGTGCGCTCGCACGCGTGCGCCTCCCAGGAGGCGTGCTGACCTCCACCCAGCTTCAGACCCTCGCGGAATCGGCCCGCGACCTCGGGAACGGCGAGATCGAACTGACCTCCCGCGGCAATGCGCAGTTGCGGGCGGTCCGCGACCCGCAGGAATTCGCGCGCCGCCTCGCCGACGCGGGTCTCCTGCCGTCGGAGACGCACGAACGGGTCCGCAACATCCTCGTCTCGCCGCTGACCGGCCGGATCGGTGGACTTGCGGACCTGCGGGATCTGGTCGACGAACTCGACCGGACGTTGTGCGCGGACTCCGCGTTGGCGGACCTGCCCGGCCGCACCCTGTTCACCCTCGACGACGGGCGCGGCGACGTCTCGGCGCTCGGCGGCGATTTCGGTGTCCATGCGGTGAGCGAGACGGAGGTCGCCCTGGTTCTCGCCGGTCGCGACAGCGGCGCCCGGATCACGACGACGGAATCGGTGAAGGTGCTCCTCGACGCCGCCCGCGTCTTCCTGGAGCTGCGCGATCAGCACTGGCGGCTGTCCGAGATCGCCGACGGGGTCGAACGAACCCTGTCGGCATTGACGCTGGCTCCGACCGCCGACCCGGTGTACGGGTTCGACGAGCATCGGCCGCCGATCGGGTGGCTCGACCAACCGGACGGCAACGTGACCCTCGGCGGCGGTCTCGCGTTCGGGATCCTCGACGCCCGGCTGGCCGAGTTCCTCGCCGCCGTCGAGAAACCGGTGATCGTCACGCCGTGGAAATCGGTGCTGCTGTGCGATCTCGACGAGTGGTCCGCCGAGCAGGTCGTCCGGGTCCTCGCCCCGATGGGCCTGATCTTCGACGAGAACTCCCCCTGGCTGAACGTCAGTGCCTGCACCGGGCAGCCCGGATGCGAGAAGGCACTCGCCGACGTGCGGTCCGACGCGCGGGATGCCGTCGCGCGCGGCGAACTCCCGGTGGAGGGCAGGCAGCACTGGTCGGGCTGCGAGCGGTGCTGCGGGCGGCCCAAGGGTGAGGTCGCCGACGTCGTTGCCACGGAGACGGGTTACCGGGTGGAGGAGCCGTGA
- a CDS encoding precorrin-8X methylmutase — protein sequence MIEYIRDGAEIYRQSFATIRSEADLSAFPEDVSQAVVRMIHASGQVDLVDDVAFTPGVVKAARAALAGGAPILCDAQMVAAGVTRKRLPADNEVLCTLRDPRVPVLAEQIGNTRSAAALELWGSKLEGAVVAIGNAPTALFYLLDMIESGAPRPAAIVGGPVGFIGAAESKEALIEHPSGLDYLVVRGRRGGSAITAAALNAIASEVE from the coding sequence ATGATCGAGTACATCCGAGACGGCGCGGAGATCTACCGCCAGTCCTTCGCCACGATCCGTTCCGAGGCGGATCTCAGTGCCTTTCCCGAGGACGTCTCGCAGGCCGTGGTCCGCATGATCCACGCGAGCGGTCAGGTCGACCTCGTGGACGACGTCGCGTTCACCCCCGGCGTCGTGAAGGCCGCCCGCGCGGCGCTGGCGGGCGGCGCCCCGATCCTGTGCGACGCGCAGATGGTGGCGGCAGGCGTGACCCGGAAGCGTCTCCCCGCGGACAACGAGGTGCTCTGCACGCTGCGCGACCCCCGGGTCCCGGTGCTGGCGGAGCAGATCGGGAACACCCGCTCGGCGGCCGCGCTCGAATTGTGGGGCAGCAAACTCGAGGGTGCCGTCGTCGCGATCGGCAACGCCCCGACCGCATTGTTCTACCTGCTGGACATGATCGAATCCGGTGCACCCCGGCCCGCCGCGATCGTGGGCGGTCCGGTCGGTTTCATCGGTGCCGCGGAGTCGAAGGAAGCGTTGATCGAGCACCCGAGCGGACTCGACTATCTGGTGGTCCGCGGCCGCCGGGGTGGCAGTGCCATCACGGCTGCGGCGCTGAATGCGATTGCGAGCGAGGTCGAATGA
- a CDS encoding precorrin-2 C(20)-methyltransferase, with the protein MSSEERVTGKLWGVGIGPGDPELVTVKAARVIAEADVVAFHSARHGKSISRAVAAPYLREGQIEEHLVYPVTTETVDHPGGYQGAMDEFYEEASQRLAAHLDAGRSVALLAAGDPLFYSSYMHMHKRLVPRFEAEVVPGVTSISAASAALAMPLVEGEEILTVLPGTMPPGELTRRLRETDAAAILKLGRTYPAVRQALKDSGRIDETWYVERASTTRQKIDAADDVSDSDVPYFSIAIVPSPSNARRDDAAPQGELVVVGLGPGDQAWTTPEVQHELSLATDLVGYGPYIDRVPERPGQRRHSSDNRVEAERAAMALDLAKNGSRVAVVSSGDPGVFAMAAAVLEVAAEEQWRGVPVRVLPGMTAANAVASRVGAPLGHDYAVLSLSDRLKPWDVVAQRISAVASADMAFAVYNPASKSRTWQVAAMRDLVLEHRSPDTPVIIGRDVAGAQESVRVVRLADLDPAEIDMRCLLIVGSSMTTVVENEHGTRVFTPRRYPG; encoded by the coding sequence ATGAGCTCCGAAGAGCGCGTGACCGGCAAACTGTGGGGCGTCGGCATCGGACCGGGTGACCCGGAACTGGTGACGGTGAAGGCCGCGCGGGTCATCGCCGAGGCCGATGTGGTGGCGTTCCACAGCGCCCGGCACGGCAAGAGCATCTCCCGCGCGGTCGCGGCGCCGTACCTGCGTGAAGGCCAGATCGAGGAGCACCTCGTCTACCCCGTCACCACCGAGACCGTCGACCATCCCGGCGGCTACCAGGGGGCGATGGACGAGTTCTACGAGGAGGCGTCGCAGCGACTCGCCGCCCACCTCGACGCCGGCCGTTCGGTCGCGCTCCTCGCGGCGGGCGACCCGCTGTTCTACAGCTCCTACATGCACATGCACAAGAGGTTGGTGCCTCGCTTCGAGGCGGAGGTCGTTCCCGGGGTCACGTCGATCAGCGCCGCCTCCGCCGCACTGGCGATGCCGCTGGTCGAGGGCGAGGAAATTCTGACCGTCCTGCCCGGAACGATGCCGCCCGGCGAGCTGACGCGGCGCCTGCGGGAGACCGACGCCGCCGCCATCCTGAAGCTCGGACGCACCTACCCGGCCGTCCGGCAGGCGTTGAAGGACTCCGGCCGCATCGACGAGACGTGGTACGTCGAGCGGGCCAGCACGACCCGGCAGAAGATCGACGCCGCCGACGACGTCTCGGACAGCGACGTCCCCTACTTCTCGATCGCCATCGTGCCCAGCCCGTCGAACGCCCGCCGCGACGACGCGGCACCGCAGGGCGAACTCGTCGTCGTCGGGCTCGGTCCCGGCGACCAGGCCTGGACGACACCGGAAGTGCAGCACGAACTGTCGCTCGCCACCGATCTCGTCGGCTACGGCCCCTACATCGACCGGGTCCCCGAACGTCCCGGCCAGCGCCGTCACTCCAGCGACAACCGCGTCGAGGCCGAACGCGCCGCGATGGCACTCGACCTGGCGAAGAACGGGTCCCGCGTCGCCGTCGTGTCGTCCGGTGACCCGGGTGTGTTCGCGATGGCCGCCGCGGTGCTGGAAGTAGCGGCCGAGGAGCAGTGGCGCGGCGTCCCCGTGCGTGTCCTGCCCGGCATGACCGCCGCGAACGCTGTCGCGAGCCGGGTCGGCGCACCCCTCGGCCACGACTACGCCGTCCTGTCGCTGTCGGACCGGCTCAAGCCGTGGGACGTGGTGGCGCAGCGCATCTCGGCGGTCGCAAGCGCCGACATGGCCTTCGCCGTATACAACCCGGCGTCGAAGTCACGCACCTGGCAGGTCGCCGCGATGCGCGACCTGGTCCTCGAGCACCGCTCCCCCGACACCCCGGTGATCATCGGCCGCGACGTGGCCGGCGCGCAGGAGTCGGTGCGGGTCGTGCGGCTCGCGGACCTCGACCCGGCCGAGATCGACATGCGGTGCCTGCTCATCGTGGGCTCCTCCATGACGACCGTGGTCGAGAACGAACACGGGACCAGGGTGTTCACGCCCCGGCGTTATCCGGGCTGA
- a CDS encoding serine hydrolase, with amino-acid sequence MTPSAAKRIRDVFADAGCTGWLHARRVGTPTGGDAGDIAVGADDLVVLASVYKLPLLVALCRAFESGELSPTASVRVNPADCTPGPTGVSTFRDPVVLSWRDLALSMMTVSDNAAADLVLGQVGLASVERTLSELGMTSTRIIGGTADAHRSLVIDAHAHTTAEAFAALADNDEAWTVSAYDPSYASATTPREMTSLLDAIWTGRAVPGPQGEFVRHVMSAQIWQHRIRSGFPYSEVDVAGKTGTIGAIRNEVAVVTFPGETPVAVAVFTRAARTDPVLPVVDAAIGHAARIAVTELRSGRVD; translated from the coding sequence ATGACGCCGTCGGCGGCGAAGCGGATCCGTGACGTCTTCGCCGACGCCGGGTGCACCGGATGGCTGCACGCTCGCCGCGTCGGGACCCCGACCGGCGGCGACGCGGGTGACATCGCGGTCGGCGCGGACGATCTCGTGGTGCTGGCATCGGTCTACAAGCTTCCGCTACTCGTCGCCCTGTGCCGCGCTTTCGAATCGGGGGAGTTGTCGCCGACCGCGTCCGTCCGGGTCAATCCGGCCGACTGCACCCCGGGACCGACCGGGGTGTCGACGTTCCGTGATCCGGTGGTGCTGAGCTGGCGGGATCTGGCACTGTCGATGATGACCGTGTCCGACAACGCCGCCGCCGACCTCGTCCTCGGGCAGGTGGGACTGGCGAGCGTCGAGCGCACACTGTCCGAGCTGGGCATGACGAGCACGCGCATCATCGGCGGCACAGCGGATGCGCACCGCAGTCTGGTGATCGACGCCCATGCGCACACCACCGCCGAAGCATTCGCGGCGCTGGCCGACAACGACGAGGCGTGGACGGTATCCGCCTACGACCCGTCGTATGCGAGCGCGACGACACCGCGGGAGATGACTTCGCTTCTCGACGCGATCTGGACCGGAAGGGCGGTGCCCGGGCCGCAGGGCGAGTTCGTCCGGCACGTGATGTCCGCGCAGATCTGGCAGCACCGCATCCGGTCCGGGTTCCCGTATTCCGAGGTGGACGTCGCCGGGAAGACCGGGACCATCGGCGCCATCCGCAACGAGGTGGCCGTCGTGACGTTTCCCGGTGAGACGCCCGTCGCGGTCGCCGTCTTCACCCGCGCCGCCCGAACCGACCCCGTACTACCGGTGGTCGACGCCGCGATCGGGCACGCCGCCCGGATCGCGGTGACCGAACTCCGCTCCGGCCGCGTGGACTGA
- a CDS encoding LysR family transcriptional regulator — MVAMDLLRHLSFFVAVAEEGHFGNAASRLGMTQPPLSQGVRRLEQRLGAELVHRSARGIGLTDAGRQLLPRARLLVADAARFEDEAHRIAGGRDAVVRWGVPHSVADGVVVRCVRALRDADETRPTRVVTTTASTTELVDAVRTGSLDVAVVEHPALLTGLDSGPVLKLRRWVVVPDDHPAAVAKKAQVRMLRGLALATGPRSDNPPAHDLFVDLWRARGLDPDIVVAPGPREIFTHVAAGGHFGVTATAPTVMPGVAWVDLLREDLALRVRIVWRSGTDVAPSAAALDRVLLRAGR, encoded by the coding sequence ATGGTCGCCATGGATCTGCTCCGCCACCTCAGTTTCTTTGTCGCCGTTGCGGAGGAGGGACATTTCGGCAACGCCGCATCCAGGCTCGGGATGACGCAGCCGCCGCTGTCACAGGGAGTGCGGCGGCTCGAACAGCGACTCGGCGCGGAGCTGGTCCATCGCAGTGCCCGCGGAATCGGACTCACCGACGCCGGACGCCAATTGCTTCCGCGTGCGCGACTTCTCGTCGCCGACGCCGCCCGATTCGAGGACGAGGCGCACCGCATCGCCGGCGGTCGCGACGCGGTGGTGCGATGGGGTGTCCCGCACTCGGTAGCCGACGGTGTGGTGGTGCGGTGTGTCCGTGCCCTCCGCGACGCGGACGAGACCCGGCCCACCCGGGTGGTGACGACCACGGCGTCCACCACCGAACTCGTGGACGCCGTCCGCACGGGCAGTCTCGACGTCGCCGTGGTCGAGCATCCCGCTCTGCTCACCGGTCTCGACAGCGGGCCGGTGCTGAAGCTTCGGCGGTGGGTGGTGGTGCCGGACGACCACCCGGCGGCGGTCGCGAAGAAGGCACAGGTCCGGATGCTGCGCGGGCTGGCGTTGGCCACCGGTCCACGCTCGGACAATCCGCCTGCCCACGACCTGTTCGTCGACCTGTGGCGGGCCCGAGGGCTGGACCCGGACATCGTGGTCGCACCGGGTCCGCGCGAAATTTTCACGCACGTGGCCGCAGGCGGTCATTTCGGCGTGACGGCGACGGCACCGACGGTGATGCCGGGTGTGGCCTGGGTCGATCTGCTGCGCGAAGACCTCGCGCTGCGCGTGCGCATCGTCTGGCGCTCGGGGACCGACGTGGCACCGTCCGCTGCCGCCCTCGACCGGGTGCTGCTGAGGGCCGGTCGATGA
- the bla gene encoding class A beta-lactamase: MSTHRNHPKPRRTGRRGAVALALALPLLLGACTATAEQAQPTTSVAAIPDRRSLDATIDALEAQYSTRIGVTAVNPATGEVYSHRGDERFAMCSTFKAYASAAVLRKTEDGSTSLDKTVVIEPGDLVENSPVTAAAVGAPMTLGQIAEAALTQSDNTAGNYLLREIGGPQAITALARDVGDGGTRLDRWETELNTAFRDDPRDTTTPNGLAQGFRALLLGDALDTASRDQLLEWMRASKTSDKRMRAGLPTGWTAADKTGGGGFGTANDAGVAWSPDGAPLVLAILTDSLTNQQDAQGNNQAIADTTAAVIEGLTAP, translated from the coding sequence ATGTCCACCCACCGAAATCATCCGAAGCCCAGGCGCACCGGTCGCCGAGGTGCCGTCGCCCTCGCGCTGGCTCTGCCCTTGCTGCTCGGGGCGTGCACGGCCACCGCGGAGCAAGCCCAGCCCACCACATCGGTGGCCGCGATACCGGATCGCCGGTCCCTCGACGCGACGATCGACGCCCTGGAGGCGCAGTACTCCACGCGGATCGGAGTGACGGCCGTCAATCCCGCGACCGGCGAGGTCTACAGCCACCGGGGTGACGAACGGTTCGCGATGTGCTCCACGTTCAAGGCCTACGCATCCGCGGCGGTTCTGCGCAAGACCGAGGACGGGTCGACGTCACTCGACAAGACGGTCGTGATCGAACCCGGCGACCTCGTCGAGAACTCGCCGGTCACCGCCGCAGCGGTCGGCGCCCCGATGACGTTGGGGCAGATCGCCGAAGCCGCGTTGACGCAGAGCGACAACACCGCCGGGAACTACCTGCTCCGGGAGATCGGCGGGCCGCAGGCGATCACCGCCCTCGCCCGGGACGTCGGCGACGGGGGCACACGGCTGGACCGGTGGGAGACCGAACTCAACACCGCATTCCGCGACGACCCCCGGGACACGACGACACCGAACGGCCTCGCGCAGGGTTTCCGGGCGCTGCTCCTCGGAGATGCCCTCGACACGGCGAGCCGCGATCAGCTTCTCGAGTGGATGCGGGCGAGCAAGACGTCGGACAAGCGAATGCGCGCCGGTCTGCCGACCGGGTGGACTGCCGCCGACAAGACCGGTGGCGGCGGGTTCGGCACCGCCAACGATGCCGGTGTCGCGTGGAGTCCGGACGGCGCACCCCTCGTCCTCGCCATCCTCACCGACAGCCTCACCAATCAGCAGGACGCGCAGGGAAACAACCAGGCGATCGCCGACACCACCGCGGCCGTCATCGAAGGCTTGACTGCGCCGTGA
- a CDS encoding SDR family oxidoreductase — MKIVIFGTGLIGSQVASKLTETGHDVAALGRGDGIDTTTGKGVAEAVEDADVVVDLTNSPSWEDDDVLAFFRESTNHLLAAEEAAGVRHHVVLSIVGADRLPDSGYMRAKVAQEDLVKSGPIPYSIVRSTQFFEFIAGIADAGTVGDTVHATPAHLQPIASHDVVTRVAEVAVGAPLDGTIEIAGPEPLGIDALVRRLFAATGDQRTVTTDPDTGYFGAKLDDAAITPTPGANAWIAPTTLDEWLREHA, encoded by the coding sequence ATGAAGATCGTCATTTTCGGAACCGGACTGATCGGGAGTCAGGTCGCATCAAAGCTGACCGAGACCGGTCACGACGTCGCTGCACTCGGTCGCGGCGACGGCATCGACACCACCACCGGCAAGGGCGTCGCGGAGGCTGTGGAGGACGCCGACGTCGTCGTGGACCTGACCAACTCGCCGTCATGGGAAGACGACGACGTCCTGGCTTTTTTCCGCGAATCGACGAACCACCTGCTCGCCGCCGAAGAGGCGGCAGGCGTCCGGCACCATGTCGTCCTGTCCATCGTCGGCGCCGACCGGCTCCCCGACTCCGGATACATGCGCGCCAAAGTCGCCCAGGAGGATCTGGTCAAGTCCGGCCCCATCCCCTACTCGATCGTGCGGTCGACGCAGTTCTTCGAGTTCATCGCCGGTATCGCCGACGCAGGCACTGTCGGCGACACGGTTCATGCGACCCCGGCACACCTTCAGCCGATCGCCTCGCACGACGTCGTCACCCGGGTAGCCGAAGTCGCCGTGGGCGCCCCGCTCGACGGCACGATCGAGATTGCCGGGCCGGAACCGCTCGGCATCGATGCACTCGTTCGACGGCTGTTCGCGGCGACCGGCGACCAGCGGACCGTGACCACCGACCCCGACACCGGCTATTTCGGCGCCAAGCTCGATGACGCTGCGATCACACCGACACCCGGCGCCAATGCCTGGATCGCACCGACCACGCTGGACGAGTGGTTGCGCGAACACGCCTGA
- a CDS encoding RrF2 family transcriptional regulator yields MKLSGGVEWALHCCVVLSQAESPVPTARLAELHGVSKTYLAKHLQSLARAGLVHPTEGRDGGYVLTRAPEAITVLDVVQAVDGTEPAFRCTEIRRQGVLAAPPEQCRSACGIAKVMAGAEQAWRASLSSVTIADLGATIDLTVLKHILATSTT; encoded by the coding sequence ATGAAGCTTTCCGGCGGCGTGGAGTGGGCACTTCACTGCTGCGTGGTTCTCAGCCAGGCCGAGAGCCCGGTACCCACGGCCCGGCTGGCCGAACTGCACGGTGTGTCGAAGACCTACCTCGCCAAGCATCTACAGTCGCTCGCACGTGCCGGCCTCGTCCACCCCACCGAGGGGCGCGATGGCGGATACGTCCTGACCCGCGCACCCGAGGCCATCACCGTCCTCGACGTCGTCCAGGCCGTCGACGGAACCGAGCCCGCCTTTCGGTGCACCGAGATCCGCAGGCAAGGAGTGCTCGCCGCCCCTCCAGAGCAGTGCCGCTCCGCGTGCGGCATCGCGAAAGTCATGGCCGGTGCCGAACAGGCTTGGCGCGCATCACTATCGAGTGTGACGATCGCCGACCTCGGCGCAACGATAGACCTCACCGTCCTCAAACACATCTTGGCGACGTCTACGACCTGA
- the soxR gene encoding redox-sensitive transcriptional activator SoxR — protein MSLDPKDLLSVGEVSRRTGVAVSALHYYEQLGLIASTRTSGNQRRYERHMLRRISLIVVAKRLGIPLADVGAVFETLPADRMPSIRDWQRVSKLWRVQLEDQRKRIERLEHELTGCIGCGCLSMKACYLLNPEDQLAVEGSGPNRL, from the coding sequence ATGTCATTGGATCCGAAGGATCTGCTGTCGGTGGGGGAGGTGTCCCGTCGGACCGGTGTGGCCGTCTCGGCGCTCCATTACTACGAGCAGCTCGGACTGATCGCGTCGACGCGGACGTCCGGGAATCAACGCCGGTACGAACGGCACATGCTCCGGCGGATCTCGCTGATCGTGGTGGCCAAACGGCTCGGGATTCCACTGGCCGACGTGGGAGCGGTGTTCGAGACGCTCCCGGCCGACCGGATGCCGTCGATCCGCGACTGGCAGCGCGTATCGAAGCTGTGGCGGGTGCAGCTCGAGGATCAGCGCAAGCGTATCGAGCGTCTCGAACACGAGCTCACCGGATGCATCGGGTGTGGTTGCCTGTCGATGAAGGCGTGCTATCTGCTCAATCCCGAAGACCAACTCGCCGTGGAAGGTTCGGGTCCGAACCGGCTCTGA
- a CDS encoding MFS transporter yields the protein MTSTAPSPASWSELLGPRCRSTSAVLAGGVGLHAVNIFLTTSLLPTAIGELGRESLYAWSATVFMVASVISSMTVSRLLAHRGALGAYLFALVPFFVGTMICAVSPSMEVLLVGRAVQGVGGGLLAGLGYAVLREALPEHLWARATALVSAMWGVGTLAGPAIGGLFAQLGQWRLAFVALAVVTAAIAVIAPRALPRTERVRGGEPVPATSLVLLTLATIAISVASIVGNRTHMLALIAVGAAFIVLFLAWERRSPRRVLPQSTYTRASSLKWIYLTIAVLASGTVSEAFTPLFGQRLAGLVPFAAGFLGAMMSVGWSATMIFSSDISRQRAQTAAKIAGPAVLAAGLLLTAALWRDAAGPVTVILWAGTLAIAGAGIGLAFPHLMVAAMRSTDDEQEGAKAAAGLNTVELIAMAVGSAVAGVLVNLGAPSTLASARLLFLGLGVIAAVGVFTAYRATRQAEREDAGRPYVRDAK from the coding sequence ATGACATCGACCGCCCCGTCACCGGCCAGCTGGTCCGAACTGCTCGGACCCCGTTGCCGCTCCACCTCCGCCGTCCTCGCCGGCGGTGTGGGACTGCACGCCGTCAACATCTTTCTGACGACGAGCCTGCTGCCCACCGCCATCGGCGAACTCGGGCGCGAATCGCTGTACGCGTGGAGCGCGACCGTCTTCATGGTGGCGTCCGTGATCTCGTCGATGACCGTCAGCCGGCTGCTCGCACATCGCGGGGCGCTCGGTGCGTACCTGTTCGCCCTGGTTCCGTTCTTCGTCGGCACGATGATCTGCGCCGTCAGCCCGTCGATGGAGGTGCTCCTCGTCGGACGAGCTGTCCAGGGGGTCGGTGGGGGCCTGCTCGCGGGGCTCGGTTACGCGGTACTGCGCGAGGCGCTACCGGAGCATCTGTGGGCCCGCGCGACCGCGCTGGTCTCGGCGATGTGGGGCGTCGGAACCCTGGCCGGACCGGCGATCGGTGGGCTGTTCGCGCAACTCGGCCAGTGGCGTCTCGCGTTCGTCGCCCTGGCAGTGGTCACCGCCGCCATCGCCGTGATCGCGCCCCGGGCGTTGCCGCGCACCGAGCGTGTGCGTGGCGGAGAACCCGTGCCTGCCACGTCACTCGTCCTGCTCACCCTCGCGACGATCGCAATCAGCGTGGCGAGCATCGTCGGCAACCGGACCCACATGCTGGCGCTGATCGCGGTCGGTGCCGCGTTCATCGTTCTCTTCCTGGCCTGGGAGCGGCGATCACCGCGCCGGGTGTTGCCGCAGTCGACGTACACCCGGGCGTCGTCCCTGAAGTGGATCTACCTCACCATCGCGGTGCTCGCGTCCGGCACCGTGTCGGAGGCCTTCACACCGCTGTTCGGTCAACGACTCGCCGGACTGGTGCCGTTTGCCGCAGGATTCCTCGGCGCCATGATGTCGGTGGGATGGTCGGCGACCATGATCTTCAGCTCCGACATCTCCCGCCAGCGTGCGCAGACGGCGGCGAAGATCGCCGGACCTGCGGTCCTCGCCGCCGGCCTGCTCCTCACGGCGGCACTCTGGCGTGACGCCGCCGGACCGGTCACGGTGATTCTGTGGGCGGGCACCCTGGCCATCGCAGGTGCCGGAATCGGCCTCGCCTTCCCACACCTGATGGTCGCCGCCATGCGGAGCACCGACGACGAGCAGGAGGGAGCGAAGGCCGCGGCCGGGCTCAACACGGTCGAGTTGATCGCTATGGCCGTGGGATCAGCCGTCGCCGGTGTACTGGTCAATCTCGGTGCGCCCTCGACCCTCGCCTCCGCACGACTACTCTTCCTCGGCCTCGGCGTCATCGCGGCGGTCGGCGTGTTCACCGCGTACCGCGCGACCCGGCAAGCCGAGCGCGAGGACGCCGGACGGCCCTACGTCCGCGACGCGAAGTGA
- a CDS encoding HpcH/HpaI aldolase/citrate lyase family protein, with protein sequence MSVETAQRSEVGVAMARSWLLVPAVGSEVLAAAAASGADSLVIDLEDGLPFAAKDEGRARTAEWLARNAGWVRINDATTPHWQRDLDAIRGLPGVRGLMLSKTESPEQVRDTAEGIPGIPVVALVESAAAIVAADDIARTAPVSRLAFGIGDYCRDTGAGRTPMALAYARSRLVNASRAARIGAPIDGPTLSLDAEAVRDDTRLAREMGMTGKLTLATEQVPVINTALAPDSNDISWAETTIARLGADGSRVTHGGHPPQLARAHDILRRAAHFASRT encoded by the coding sequence ATGAGTGTCGAGACAGCCCAGCGCAGCGAGGTCGGCGTCGCAATGGCGCGGAGTTGGCTTCTGGTTCCCGCAGTCGGGAGCGAGGTCCTCGCGGCGGCGGCTGCGTCCGGCGCCGACTCGCTCGTCATCGACCTCGAGGACGGTTTGCCATTCGCTGCGAAAGACGAGGGGCGCGCCCGCACCGCCGAGTGGCTCGCACGCAATGCAGGTTGGGTGCGGATCAACGACGCGACCACCCCGCACTGGCAGCGCGACCTCGACGCGATCCGCGGCCTGCCCGGAGTGCGCGGGCTGATGCTGTCGAAAACCGAATCGCCCGAACAGGTACGGGACACCGCTGAAGGGATTCCCGGTATTCCGGTGGTCGCTCTCGTCGAGTCCGCGGCCGCGATCGTGGCAGCCGACGACATCGCTCGCACCGCTCCCGTCTCTCGTCTCGCGTTCGGGATCGGCGACTACTGCCGCGACACCGGTGCCGGGCGAACCCCGATGGCGTTGGCGTACGCCCGATCCCGGCTCGTCAATGCGAGCCGGGCTGCCCGGATCGGAGCCCCAATCGACGGACCGACACTGTCGCTCGACGCCGAGGCCGTTCGGGACGACACGCGACTGGCTCGTGAAATGGGGATGACCGGAAAACTGACCCTCGCTACTGAGCAGGTGCCGGTGATCAACACCGCGTTGGCACCCGACTCGAACGATATCTCCTGGGCCGAAACGACGATCGCGCGTCTGGGTGCGGACGGTAGTCGTGTTACCCACGGCGGGCATCCGCCGCAGCTCGCCCGTGCCCACGACATTCTGCGTCGCGCAGCTCACTTCGCGTCGCGGACGTAG
- a CDS encoding transglycosylase family protein codes for MTTRNMEKYTLGWIALIGAVVTVLLGLGAGTAGGAPHDWEEVAECESGGDWTTDTGNGFYGGLQFTPETWKANGGTGVASEASQAEQIRVAENVLKTQGPGAWPVCGQYLKKGGTAPVEVPHTTPAPAPAIETPDPVETPDLVETPDVVETPDVVETPDVVEAPATVDDSAAVKAAVKAAAQEALNSARELAEQNGSGQVFEERASAPR; via the coding sequence ATGACCACTCGCAACATGGAAAAGTACACCCTCGGCTGGATCGCCCTGATCGGCGCGGTCGTCACCGTTCTGCTCGGGCTGGGCGCCGGAACCGCCGGAGGCGCCCCGCACGACTGGGAGGAAGTCGCCGAGTGCGAAAGCGGCGGCGACTGGACCACCGACACCGGAAACGGGTTCTACGGCGGACTGCAGTTCACACCGGAAACCTGGAAGGCCAACGGTGGAACGGGCGTGGCCTCGGAAGCCAGTCAGGCCGAGCAGATCCGGGTCGCCGAGAACGTCCTGAAGACCCAGGGCCCCGGCGCGTGGCCCGTGTGCGGACAGTATCTGAAAAAGGGTGGCACAGCGCCCGTCGAGGTACCCCACACCACGCCTGCACCTGCACCGGCCATCGAAACTCCCGACCCTGTCGAGACTCCTGACCTCGTCGAGACGCCGGACGTTGTCGAGACGCCGGACGTTGTCGAGACGCCGGATGTTGTCGAAGCGCCTGCGACCGTCGACGATTCCGCCGCGGTGAAGGCAGCGGTGAAGGCGGCGGCCCAGGAAGCGCTGAACAGCGCGCGTGAACTTGCCGAGCAGAACGGGTCGGGTCAGGTGTTCGAGGAGCGGGCGTCGGCTCCCCGGTAA